The Oleidesulfovibrio alaskensis DSM 16109 nucleotide sequence CGGCACGATGCGGGTCACACGGGCCACCCCGTCTGCGGTGATATCCACGGCGGCGCCGCCAGCGGCTGCCGCCACTCTGAAGGTGTCGCCCGCTACATCGCGCACATGATAGATAACGCCTGTCTGCAGCCCCGCAGGCGGTTCTCCGCTGAACACCACGGTATATCCGTCTGCGAAGCCGTGGTTTTCACAGGTGACGATATCTGTTGCGGGGTCGGTGATGGCCGCTCTGGGCGCTTCGCCCCCCAGCGGTGTGACCGCAACGCAGCTTCCGTCCGCCTTGCGCCACGACAACCAGGCCACTGTGGCGCCGGAGGGAACTTCAAACGTGACGGGGGCTGAAAGAGTGCGGGCGCGGGCGGAAGCTGCCTGCAGTGCCACGGGCCTGCGGGCATAGTTTCCGCCGGAAAGCTCCGCATCTGCCCCGTCGGCTCCCGGATAGGCCGCATGCAGAGCTGCATACGCTATGTCCAGCGCATCAAGCATGGTATGTGCCGCTGTATCAGTAAACATCATGTCGCTCCTGCCGGCCGGCGCAGTCCACACACAAAGAAACACCGGCCACGGCGGCCAGTCGTGCCGCCGGAATAGGTTCACCGCATTCCCGGCAGCAGGCTATGCCGTCAATGATCTGCGGTCCGCCGGCGGAACGTAATGTCCCGGAGCGGGCACGGGCTATGGCAGCCTCGCGCTGCAAACGTTCCACCTCGGCTGCCATATCAAGAATATCTGTCATCTACGCATCCTCCGGCAACGTGTAGACGGGGTTGATGCCCTGTATGGTATCTGCCGCCTGCGCATCGTCCAGCCCCTGTGTTGCTTCCAGCGCATCCTGATAGGCAAGGCGCTGGCCTACCACATGGCCGGATACGGCAACCCATGCGGTGCGGTTGGCAAGGATACGGGCGGCAAGCTCACCCACGGGCATGCCCCGCGTGGCGGCAATGGCCCGAACCAGCGGGGCCGGTGCGTCCGCATCCGCCTGCAGGGCTTCGGCCTCTGCCGCCTGCTGGTCCCATGTCTGGCGTTCCAGCGGAGC carries:
- a CDS encoding TraR/DksA family transcriptional regulator; translation: MTDILDMAAEVERLQREAAIARARSGTLRSAGGPQIIDGIACCRECGEPIPAARLAAVAGVSLCVDCAGRQERHDVY